The sequence GCAGTGCGCGGCAGCGCACCCGGTGGCCTTCCTACGTCCCGGGGCGTGGCTGTACCTGGCGTTCGTGACGGACGAGGACGACCGCTCGCCGCACGACGTGCGCACGTACTGGCGCACCTTCGAGCAGGCGAAGGGGATTGGGAATGATGGGACGGTGATGGCGTCGGCCATCATCGGAGACGTGCCGTCGAACGGGTGCGGAGCGGAGCCGGGGACGCGGTACGCGGAGCTGGTGAAGCTCACGGGTGGCGAGGTGGGGAGCATCTGTGACGCGGACTTCGCGGACACGCTGCGCGCGCTGGCGACGAGCGCCGTGGGACTGCGGCGCACGTTCGCGCTGGAGCAGGCGCCGAGGGTGGACTCGTTGAAGGTGCGCGTGCGTTATCCGTGTGGCGCGTCGATGGAGTCCATTCGGGGCTGTGAGTCTGTGGACCGCACGGCCTGCGAGGGGCAGTCGGTGGAGGCGCTGGAGGCGGTGTGTACGCCGACGCAGGGCGGGACGGATGGGTGGACGTACGAGCCGGAGCGGCGCGTGGTGTTCTTCGCGGGCGAGTCCGTTCCGGGGCTCGGCACGCGGGTGGAGCTGGAGTACGTGGAGGAGGACGCATCGTGAGGCGTTACGGTCTCCACGAGTCGCATGGCTCGCGTGCTGCGCCACTCGCGGAGTCGGCACCGTCCATGGCGTCGTGCCCGCGCGTTCTCCACAAGT comes from Pyxidicoccus parkwaysis and encodes:
- a CDS encoding vWA domain-containing protein is translated as MPSLPPGYHVDTYAQRSASAVDVLWVVDDSGSMAPRQESLARNFQAFIALFREGRIDFRMGVATTDIFTRPGELVSEPRVLAPDTPGLERAFGDSVRVGTQGSAYEAGLEAARLVLERQARENAPVLEAREACESGCASEACREQCAAAHPVAFLRPGAWLYLAFVTDEDDRSPHDVRTYWRTFEQAKGIGNDGTVMASAIIGDVPSNGCGAEPGTRYAELVKLTGGEVGSICDADFADTLRALATSAVGLRRTFALEQAPRVDSLKVRVRYPCGASMESIRGCESVDRTACEGQSVEALEAVCTPTQGGTDGWTYEPERRVVFFAGESVPGLGTRVELEYVEEDAS